In one Bacteroides intestinalis DSM 17393 genomic region, the following are encoded:
- a CDS encoding class II aldolase/adducin family protein, which produces MITNEHIEQFIVQAHRVGDAGLTICSSGNISWRIGDEVLLSGTGSWVPSLPKEKVAVCRLSTGEVLNGVKPSMESGFHLGVLRERPDVNVVLHFQSHYATAVACMKNRPTNFNVTAEIPCHVGSEIPVVPYYRPGSKELAQGVIDALKDHNSVLLLKHGQVVCGKDFDQAFERAMFFEMACRIIIQSGGDYTVLTPEEIDDLETYILGKKTK; this is translated from the coding sequence ATGATAACAAACGAACACATAGAACAATTCATTGTCCAGGCACATCGGGTAGGAGATGCCGGATTGACAATATGCAGTAGCGGCAATATCTCCTGGCGCATTGGTGACGAAGTGCTGCTTTCCGGAACAGGTTCATGGGTACCTTCTCTACCTAAAGAAAAAGTGGCTGTCTGTCGCCTTTCCACAGGAGAAGTATTGAATGGAGTGAAACCCTCTATGGAGAGCGGTTTTCATCTGGGAGTGCTTCGTGAGCGCCCTGATGTGAATGTAGTCCTGCATTTCCAGTCACACTATGCCACGGCTGTGGCGTGTATGAAGAATCGTCCTACGAACTTCAACGTAACAGCAGAGATCCCCTGTCATGTGGGAAGTGAGATTCCGGTAGTTCCTTATTATCGTCCGGGATCGAAAGAATTGGCACAGGGAGTAATTGATGCTTTGAAAGATCATAATTCCGTCCTCTTGCTGAAACATGGGCAGGTGGTGTGTGGCAAGGACTTCGACCAGGCTTTTGAACGCGCTATGTTCTTTGAAATGGCATGCCGCATCATTATCCAGTCCGGAGGAGACTACACCGTACTTACTCCTGAAGAGATCGATGATCTTGAGACATACATTTTAGGAAAGAAGACTAAATGA
- a CDS encoding rhamnulokinase: MNTYLAVDFGGGSGRVMAGSICQGTLKLEEVYRFPNRQVRMGNHVYWDFLALFDEMKNGLRQAVRKGYRIRSIGIDTWGVDFGLIDRNGNLLGNPVCYRDPRTDGLPEEFFGDNLVRHYSEAGIQVMSINTLFQLYSMKKSGDTQLEVADRLLFMPDLFSYFLTGVANNEYCIASTSELLEARSRTWNQPLIQRLGVPAHLFGDIVMPGTVRGKLKREIAEEIGLTDEVDVIAVGSHDTASAVYAIPSTQVDKSRCAFLSSGTWSLLGVELDEPILTEEACRAGFTNEGGVGGKIRFLQNITGLWILQRLIAQWKERGERCGYDFLLSAAESADIPSVIDVDDKIFQNPVDMEDAIAEYCEAHGQPIPETYGEVVRCVLQSLALRYKQGIDQLNRLLPAPIEQLNIIGGGCRNSLLNRLTAKALGIPVYAGPVEATAIGSILVQAITKGEIGSREDIKEFI; this comes from the coding sequence ATGAATACCTATCTGGCAGTAGATTTTGGAGGTGGAAGCGGTCGCGTGATGGCCGGTTCCATCTGCCAGGGTACGTTGAAACTGGAAGAGGTGTACCGCTTTCCGAACCGCCAGGTGCGGATGGGAAACCATGTGTACTGGGATTTCCTAGCTCTGTTTGATGAGATGAAGAACGGACTCCGGCAAGCGGTGCGCAAGGGATATCGTATCAGGAGCATTGGCATTGATACCTGGGGTGTGGACTTTGGATTGATAGACCGTAACGGTAACTTGCTGGGAAATCCAGTGTGTTATCGCGATCCCCGAACGGATGGTTTGCCGGAGGAATTTTTCGGTGACAACCTTGTTCGGCATTATTCGGAAGCCGGTATACAAGTGATGTCTATCAATACACTTTTCCAGCTTTATAGCATGAAGAAAAGCGGTGATACGCAATTGGAAGTGGCCGACCGTCTTCTGTTTATGCCCGATCTTTTCAGTTACTTCCTCACAGGGGTGGCAAATAATGAATATTGTATTGCATCCACCTCCGAACTGCTTGAGGCGCGTAGCCGGACTTGGAATCAGCCGCTCATCCAGCGTTTGGGAGTACCTGCACATCTTTTCGGAGACATTGTGATGCCCGGTACGGTACGTGGCAAACTGAAACGGGAGATTGCCGAAGAAATTGGCTTGACGGATGAAGTAGATGTCATAGCCGTCGGTTCGCACGATACGGCAAGTGCTGTTTATGCGATTCCTTCGACACAGGTGGATAAATCTCGTTGTGCTTTCCTTAGCTCCGGTACGTGGTCTCTGCTGGGGGTTGAACTGGATGAACCTATCCTCACGGAAGAAGCTTGCCGGGCAGGCTTCACCAATGAGGGCGGGGTAGGCGGTAAGATTCGTTTTCTTCAGAATATCACCGGGCTTTGGATCTTGCAACGCCTTATAGCGCAATGGAAAGAAAGAGGAGAACGATGTGGATACGATTTCTTGCTTTCTGCCGCCGAATCTGCGGATATTCCATCCGTCATTGACGTAGATGATAAGATATTCCAGAACCCTGTGGATATGGAAGATGCCATTGCGGAGTATTGTGAAGCGCACGGACAGCCTATACCGGAAACTTACGGTGAGGTAGTACGTTGTGTGCTCCAATCACTCGCCCTGCGCTATAAGCAAGGGATAGACCAACTGAACCGTCTGCTTCCCGCCCCGATAGAACAACTCAATATCATCGGTGGCGGATGCCGTAATTCACTGCTGAACCGCCTGACAGCCAAGGCTTTGGGTATTCCCGTCTATGCCGGACCCGTAGAGGCAACCGCTATCGGTAGTATCCTGGTGCAGGCCATTACCAAAGGAGAGATCGGCAGCCGTGAAGATATCAAAGAATTTATTTAA
- a CDS encoding L-rhamnose mutarotase — MDTLIKRYPAKEHHQPVERICRTLELRDDPQLIAEYRRRHSRGAIWPEILAGIREVGILEMEIYLLDTRLFMIVEVPVGFDWNAAMERLATLPRQQEWEDYMAIFQLVKPGSTAAEKWQPMERIFHLYD; from the coding sequence ATGGACACATTAATCAAACGTTATCCTGCCAAAGAGCATCATCAGCCGGTGGAGCGTATCTGCCGGACTCTGGAACTTCGTGACGATCCGCAGTTGATAGCTGAATATCGCCGCCGGCACAGTCGAGGGGCTATTTGGCCCGAAATACTTGCTGGTATTCGGGAAGTCGGCATTCTGGAAATGGAAATATATCTATTAGATACCCGCCTGTTCATGATAGTCGAAGTGCCTGTAGGGTTTGACTGGAATGCAGCTATGGAGCGCCTCGCTACCTTGCCCCGACAACAGGAATGGGAAGACTATATGGCCATCTTCCAGCTTGTAAAACCCGGTTCCACAGCCGCCGAAAAATGGCAACCAATGGAGCGTATTTTCCACCTTTATGACTAA
- the fucP gene encoding L-fucose:H+ symporter permease produces MKNNTNKNSIISKDGVSYLIPFILITSCFALWGFANDITNPMVKAFSKIFRMSVTDGALVQVAFYGGYFAMAFPAAIFIRRFSYKAGVLLGLGLYAIGAFLFYPAMLTGNYYPFLIAYFILTCGLSFLETSCNPYILSMGDEATSTRRLNLAQSFNPMGSLLGMYVAMNFIQNRLNPMDTVERSQLSDTEFAAVRDSDLMVLIAPYLIIGLVILAMLIVIRMVKMPKNGDQSHNINFLPTLKRIFGIHHYREGVIAQFFYVGAQIMCWTFIIQYGTRYFMSEGMEEKAAEVLSQQYNIVAMIIFCASRFICTFILRYLSPGLLLKVLAIVACVFTAGVIGFQNIWGMYCLVGVSACMSLMFPTIYGIALQGLGDDAKFGAAGLIMAILGGSILPPVQASIIDCGTLMGMPAVNLSFILPFICFVVIVIYGHRSYCREKMRK; encoded by the coding sequence ATGAAGAATAATACTAATAAAAACAGCATTATCAGTAAAGACGGAGTAAGCTACCTCATTCCGTTCATCCTTATCACCAGTTGCTTTGCTTTGTGGGGCTTTGCCAATGATATCACGAATCCGATGGTGAAAGCCTTTTCCAAGATTTTCCGTATGAGTGTTACCGACGGGGCGCTGGTGCAGGTGGCTTTCTATGGCGGATATTTTGCCATGGCATTCCCCGCAGCTATTTTTATCCGTCGCTTTTCATATAAAGCAGGGGTACTGCTGGGACTGGGACTGTATGCTATTGGTGCATTTCTGTTCTATCCTGCCATGCTGACGGGTAATTACTATCCCTTCCTTATAGCCTACTTTATCCTGACATGCGGACTCTCGTTCTTGGAAACCAGTTGTAATCCCTATATCCTTTCTATGGGCGATGAAGCTACATCCACTCGTCGCCTGAATCTCGCACAGTCTTTCAATCCGATGGGCTCGTTATTAGGTATGTACGTGGCGATGAACTTTATCCAGAATCGCCTGAACCCGATGGATACGGTGGAACGCAGCCAGCTTTCGGATACAGAATTTGCTGCGGTACGTGATTCGGATCTGATGGTACTGATTGCGCCTTATCTGATTATCGGGCTTGTCATTTTGGCTATGCTGATCGTGATCCGTATGGTGAAGATGCCGAAGAATGGCGATCAGTCTCATAACATCAATTTCCTGCCTACATTGAAACGTATATTCGGTATACACCATTACCGGGAAGGAGTGATCGCACAGTTCTTCTATGTAGGTGCGCAGATTATGTGCTGGACATTTATCATTCAATATGGTACGCGCTATTTCATGTCGGAAGGGATGGAAGAGAAAGCCGCGGAAGTGCTCTCACAGCAGTATAACATTGTGGCTATGATTATTTTCTGTGCCAGCCGTTTCATCTGTACGTTTATCCTGCGGTATCTCAGTCCGGGGCTGTTGCTGAAGGTGCTGGCTATTGTGGCTTGTGTGTTTACGGCCGGGGTGATTGGTTTCCAGAATATCTGGGGAATGTATTGCCTGGTGGGAGTATCAGCCTGTATGTCTCTGATGTTCCCCACGATTTACGGTATAGCTTTACAGGGATTGGGCGATGATGCCAAGTTCGGTGCTGCCGGATTGATTATGGCAATTCTCGGAGGGTCGATATTACCGCCGGTTCAGGCAAGCATTATAGACTGCGGTACATTGATGGGCATGCCTGCTGTGAACCTGTCATTCATCCTTCCGTTCATCTGTTTTGTGGTGATTGTGATTTATGGACACCGGTCCTATTGCAGGGAGAAAATGCGAAAGTAA
- a CDS encoding ATP-binding protein, producing the protein MKKYFLFLFFYLLSMNSAFAQKDTIDGKSYILCINSYTESSPWSSRLISNVTEFVQKDPEITLYVEHLNMLLVENDSILEESKRNIFDKYKDLSPRMLLLLGNSALLLRDEYRKAWGDIPIVLCAQEDYLDSYEAYIHRRPSIPEERTPLSYLVDPYNLVYLYADLYIPENIRLMKQMIPGMKEFIFIGDGRKVNQDNSALIQQELNTKYPEIKYRFWSAENMTTNQLLDSLYFVDTKTTGVLFASWFYKYTFAGNSMLATNSHKLIAATSVPIFSLSMVNITSGKEGMLGGYTYNQDQYDAALIQTISDVLKDKQARQIPCYIPTDGAPIINYEILARNGISLSACPANTRFLNKPLTFWEHYRYFILGTLFSILLITLFFLYRIHNLNALKKAQQNEIDAMATYKMLVNNMPLLYMQEELVTDKNGNPIELIYRNVNSEFEKHFYRKEEVIGRKGSEIFPESMPEFLHFTKMALTEKRAITFPYYFKAIDTFYDVVLKGTHQGNMIDIFCLNSTELHKAQQKLSATNSKLAMALEVANIVPWKWDLKSKTILCDINRPIELSTDEQEVEDSQLSVPDSQYFSKIFKEDRERVKQAYRDLIEGRAEKVKEEYRIVNVQKNNLHKVEWVEAQAAVEARDEDGKPLTLIGSSLVITNRKKMEQELTTAKELAEESNRLKSAFLANMSHEIRTPLNAIVGFSGILASTEEEQEKQEYVSIIENNNTLLLQLISDILDLSKIEAGTLELNYSNIELNELMRELERGFLLRVKTDAVKLEFVEPAGPCMVYTEKNRLSQLMINLVTNAIKFTEKGSIRFGYEMRENELYFYVADTGCGIPKDKQQNIFGRFVKLNSFAQGTGLGLSICQTLIERMGGRIGVESEEGKGSTFWFTLPYKPAVKEDKKQMPKDIQPVSIERNKLTILVAEDNASNYKLFESILKYDYHLIHAWDGMEAVEMFREHNPQIVLMDINMPVMDGYEATREIRKYSAKIPIIAVTAFAYASDEQKVMESGFDGYMPKPINARLLKAQLMDIMQKRIILL; encoded by the coding sequence ATGAAAAAATATTTCCTATTTCTGTTTTTCTATCTCTTGTCTATGAATTCGGCTTTTGCACAAAAAGATACGATAGATGGTAAAAGTTATATCCTTTGTATAAACTCATATACGGAATCATCCCCTTGGAGTAGTCGGCTCATTTCCAACGTTACGGAATTCGTTCAAAAAGACCCTGAAATTACTCTCTACGTAGAGCATCTGAATATGCTTCTGGTTGAAAATGATTCTATTCTGGAAGAATCCAAACGCAATATATTCGATAAATACAAAGATCTTTCTCCGCGTATGCTGTTATTGCTGGGAAATTCGGCATTGTTGTTGCGGGATGAATATAGAAAAGCTTGGGGAGATATTCCCATTGTACTTTGTGCACAGGAAGATTATTTGGATTCTTATGAAGCTTATATCCACAGGCGGCCTTCCATACCAGAAGAACGAACTCCTCTTTCTTATTTGGTTGACCCCTACAATTTAGTTTATCTGTACGCTGATTTGTATATCCCGGAAAACATTCGCCTAATGAAACAGATGATTCCCGGAATGAAAGAGTTTATATTTATAGGTGACGGGCGCAAAGTCAATCAAGACAACTCCGCACTTATCCAGCAAGAACTGAATACGAAATATCCGGAAATCAAGTATCGATTTTGGTCTGCTGAAAATATGACAACCAATCAGTTGTTGGACTCCCTGTATTTCGTAGACACTAAAACGACGGGAGTTCTGTTCGCTTCATGGTTCTACAAATACACATTTGCCGGTAACAGCATGTTAGCCACTAATTCTCACAAGCTTATAGCTGCTACCTCCGTTCCTATCTTTTCTCTTAGTATGGTAAATATAACCAGTGGAAAAGAAGGTATGTTGGGTGGATATACTTACAATCAGGATCAGTATGATGCGGCATTGATTCAGACCATTTCGGATGTATTGAAAGACAAACAGGCACGTCAGATTCCTTGCTATATTCCCACAGATGGGGCACCCATTATTAATTATGAAATACTGGCGCGTAACGGGATTTCTCTTTCCGCATGTCCTGCCAATACCCGTTTTCTGAATAAACCGCTTACATTTTGGGAGCATTACCGGTATTTCATCTTGGGAACTCTCTTCTCTATTTTGCTTATTACACTGTTCTTCCTATATCGTATTCACAATCTGAATGCATTAAAGAAAGCACAACAGAACGAGATAGATGCAATGGCTACCTACAAAATGCTGGTGAACAATATGCCTTTACTTTATATGCAGGAAGAACTGGTGACCGATAAGAACGGCAATCCCATTGAATTAATTTACCGGAATGTAAATTCAGAATTTGAGAAACATTTCTATCGTAAGGAAGAAGTCATAGGCAGAAAAGGGAGTGAGATATTCCCGGAATCCATGCCCGAATTCCTGCACTTCACAAAGATGGCGTTGACCGAGAAAAGAGCCATTACATTCCCTTACTACTTTAAAGCCATCGATACTTTTTACGATGTGGTATTGAAAGGAACCCATCAGGGAAATATGATTGATATCTTCTGCCTGAACAGCACAGAACTGCACAAAGCACAGCAAAAGCTGAGTGCTACCAATAGTAAACTGGCCATGGCTCTTGAAGTTGCCAATATCGTACCCTGGAAGTGGGATCTGAAGAGCAAAACAATCCTGTGTGATATCAATAGACCGATTGAACTGAGTACTGACGAACAGGAGGTGGAAGATTCACAACTATCTGTGCCCGATTCTCAGTATTTCTCAAAAATCTTCAAGGAAGACCGTGAACGGGTGAAACAGGCCTATCGGGACTTGATAGAAGGACGGGCGGAAAAAGTGAAAGAAGAATACCGTATCGTCAATGTGCAGAAAAACAATCTGCACAAGGTGGAGTGGGTGGAGGCACAGGCCGCCGTAGAAGCCCGTGATGAGGATGGAAAGCCATTAACCTTGATAGGCTCGTCTCTTGTCATCACCAACCGGAAGAAAATGGAACAAGAACTTACGACAGCAAAAGAGCTTGCCGAAGAATCCAATCGCTTAAAGTCGGCCTTCCTGGCCAATATGAGCCATGAAATCCGTACCCCGTTGAATGCTATTGTCGGTTTCTCGGGGATATTGGCGTCTACCGAAGAAGAACAGGAAAAGCAGGAATATGTCAGCATCATCGAGAACAATAATACCTTGTTGCTGCAACTCATCAGTGATATTCTTGATTTGTCGAAGATTGAGGCGGGAACGTTGGAGTTGAATTACTCTAATATTGAACTGAATGAGTTGATGAGGGAACTGGAGCGTGGTTTCTTGTTGAGAGTGAAGACGGATGCGGTGAAACTGGAGTTTGTGGAACCTGCCGGGCCATGTATGGTTTATACGGAAAAGAACCGTTTGTCCCAATTGATGATTAACCTTGTGACAAATGCCATTAAGTTTACCGAAAAAGGCAGCATTCGTTTTGGCTATGAAATGCGGGAGAATGAGTTGTATTTCTATGTAGCCGATACCGGATGTGGAATTCCGAAGGATAAGCAACAAAACATTTTCGGGCGTTTCGTCAAGCTGAACTCTTTTGCCCAGGGAACCGGATTGGGGCTTTCTATCTGCCAAACACTGATAGAACGTATGGGTGGCAGAATCGGTGTGGAATCGGAAGAGGGTAAAGGCTCTACTTTCTGGTTTACGCTTCCCTACAAACCGGCTGTGAAGGAAGACAAGAAACAGATGCCCAAAGATATTCAACCCGTTTCGATAGAAAGAAACAAACTGACCATACTGGTTGCAGAAGATAATGCAAGCAATTATAAGCTTTTTGAATCCATCCTGAAGTACGACTATCATTTGATTCATGCTTGGGACGGTATGGAGGCTGTAGAAATGTTCCGGGAACATAATCCTCAGATTGTATTGATGGATATCAATATGCCTGTAATGGACGGGTACGAAGCTACCCGGGAGATCCGCAAATATTCTGCAAAGATTCCTATCATTGCCGTTACAGCCTTTGCCTATGCTTCGGATGAACAGAAGGTAATGGAAAGCGGATTCGACGGATATATGCCCAAGCCTATCAATGCTAGGTTGCTGAAGGCACAACTGATGGATATTATGCAGAAACGTATCATCTTGTTATAA
- a CDS encoding helix-turn-helix domain-containing protein: protein MEKSKPMELGLGELLSNQNIVNNNSFRFINRDLGIVVSFAQMDSILFSTGKPYRTRESRIIRILKGEARISINLIEYKVKEPMIIISPCNSLIEIIEISEDYDFQVIVPDNNFLPISQGGALTDSYTKHGIFISPTEEELPQIDAFFSMLWDTVHKVPFRREVVQHLIIALLYNIRYIHAKCEESAPLHLSRQEKVFRRFIGLVNEHSKRERTISFYADKLCLTPHYLSTVIREVSGQTVMQWINQAIILEAKVLLKHSDLLVFQISDELGFPNPSFFSKFFKRMTGMTPAEYQKNT, encoded by the coding sequence ATGGAAAAGAGTAAGCCCATGGAGCTTGGACTTGGCGAGCTGCTGAGTAATCAAAACATTGTAAACAATAATAGTTTCCGTTTTATCAACCGTGATCTTGGCATTGTCGTCAGTTTTGCCCAAATGGATAGCATCCTCTTTAGTACAGGGAAGCCTTACCGCACCAGAGAAAGCAGAATCATCCGGATACTGAAAGGTGAAGCACGGATCTCCATCAATCTGATAGAATATAAGGTAAAGGAACCAATGATTATTATCAGTCCTTGCAACTCACTAATAGAAATTATAGAAATCAGTGAGGATTACGACTTTCAGGTCATTGTTCCTGATAATAACTTTCTGCCTATCTCACAGGGAGGTGCACTGACGGATTCGTACACAAAGCATGGCATTTTCATCTCGCCCACAGAGGAAGAATTGCCGCAAATCGATGCTTTCTTTTCAATGTTATGGGATACTGTGCACAAAGTCCCCTTCCGCCGGGAAGTGGTGCAACACTTGATTATAGCGTTACTCTATAATATAAGGTATATCCATGCAAAATGCGAGGAGTCTGCCCCGCTGCATCTCTCACGCCAGGAAAAGGTGTTCCGTCGCTTCATCGGGTTGGTTAATGAACACAGTAAACGTGAACGTACCATCAGCTTCTATGCAGATAAACTGTGCCTGACTCCTCATTATCTGAGTACGGTTATTCGTGAAGTAAGCGGGCAGACAGTAATGCAGTGGATTAACCAAGCCATTATTCTTGAAGCAAAAGTGCTGCTGAAACACAGTGATTTGTTGGTATTCCAAATCTCGGATGAATTGGGATTCCCAAATCCGTCATTCTTCAGTAAATTCTTTAAACGGATGACGGGAATGACACCGGCGGAATATCAAAAGAATACATAA
- a CDS encoding TolC family protein — translation MEMKRTILSFSFVLAAMLAHAQLTLEECQHSAQTNYPLVRQYGLIEKAREYNLENAGKGYLPQFTISGKATYQSDVTKLPVDVPGIDIKSMPKDQYQVMLEVSQNIWDGGDIRSKKQLTQATSEIDRGKQEVDMYAQNDRVNQLYFGILLLDEQLKQNQLLQEDLGRTHQLVSNYMANGIANQSDLDAVSVEILNTKQKRIELESSRQAYLSMLSIFIGKEIASGTTLEKPTDTFESTSLVNNRPELRWFDAQGGQLNVQESSLKTRFRPRFGLFVQGAYGNPRLNMLKDDFSAYYVAGVRMSWNFGSLYTLRNDRRLIDNNRRKLETSRDVFLFNTNLQSTQQSSAIQSMRRQMVDDDEIIRLRVNIRKAAEAKVENGTLTVTDMLREITAENLARQTKALHEVQLLMNIWNLKYTLNN, via the coding sequence ATGGAAATGAAACGAACTATTCTCTCCTTTTCCTTTGTTCTTGCGGCAATGCTGGCACATGCGCAGCTCACGCTGGAGGAATGCCAACACTCGGCACAGACCAATTATCCGCTGGTGCGGCAATACGGTTTGATAGAGAAAGCGCGGGAGTATAACTTGGAGAATGCTGGAAAAGGCTATCTGCCACAATTCACCATTTCAGGAAAAGCAACCTACCAAAGTGATGTCACAAAGCTGCCTGTGGACGTTCCGGGAATTGATATAAAAAGTATGCCCAAAGATCAGTATCAGGTGATGCTGGAAGTGTCGCAGAATATCTGGGACGGTGGAGATATCCGTTCCAAGAAGCAACTGACCCAGGCTACTTCGGAAATAGACCGCGGGAAGCAGGAAGTGGATATGTATGCGCAGAATGATCGTGTGAATCAGCTATACTTCGGTATCCTGTTGTTGGACGAACAGTTGAAGCAGAACCAGCTTTTGCAGGAAGATTTGGGACGCACTCATCAGCTAGTATCCAACTATATGGCAAACGGCATTGCCAATCAGAGCGATCTGGATGCCGTAAGCGTGGAGATATTGAACACGAAGCAGAAACGCATTGAACTGGAATCTTCGCGACAGGCCTATCTGAGCATGCTCTCTATCTTTATAGGAAAGGAAATCGCTTCCGGAACTACATTGGAGAAGCCTACCGATACTTTTGAATCTACTTCATTGGTGAACAACCGTCCGGAACTTCGCTGGTTCGATGCCCAAGGCGGGCAATTGAACGTACAGGAGTCTTCATTGAAGACGCGCTTCCGTCCCCGCTTCGGGCTGTTCGTGCAGGGAGCTTACGGAAATCCGCGATTGAATATGCTGAAAGATGATTTCTCCGCATACTATGTAGCGGGAGTCCGTATGTCATGGAACTTCGGTAGCCTCTACACGTTGCGCAATGATCGGAGGCTGATAGATAACAACCGCCGTAAGTTGGAGACCAGCCGCGATGTGTTCCTGTTCAATACCAACCTGCAATCTACCCAACAAAGCTCGGCCATCCAGTCCATGCGCCGGCAGATGGTGGATGATGATGAGATTATCCGTTTGCGTGTCAATATCCGTAAGGCTGCCGAGGCTAAAGTAGAGAACGGTACGCTGACCGTAACCGATATGCTTCGTGAAATCACAGCTGAGAATCTGGCACGTCAAACCAAGGCTTTGCACGAGGTGCAGTTACTGATGAACATCTGGAATCTGAAATATACATTGAATAATTAA
- a CDS encoding HlyD family secretion protein, with product MKSRNLLGLCSLLALFSACGNGVPKYDATGTFETTEVLVSAEASGRLLYFDIEEGMLLKAGEEVGVVDTVQLYLTKLQLEASIKSVEEQRPDILKQVAATKEQISAAQRERNRVANLLKVGAANQKQLDDAEDQLEVLRKQLVAQNSTLSNSHQSLTWQSSSVGIQVAQVEDQLKKCHITSPITGTVLAKYAEAGELTAMGTPLFKVADTEQMYLRAYITSEQLSQVKLGQKVTVFSDYGTDEHKQYPGVVTWISDTSEFTPKTILTKNERANLVYAVKIAVHNDGLLKIGMYGGVEFNK from the coding sequence ATGAAATCAAGGAATTTACTGGGACTTTGTTCCCTATTGGCCCTCTTTTCCGCTTGTGGAAACGGTGTCCCGAAATATGATGCAACAGGAACGTTTGAGACTACGGAAGTGCTTGTATCTGCCGAAGCATCGGGCCGCCTGCTTTATTTCGATATCGAAGAAGGAATGTTACTGAAGGCCGGTGAAGAAGTCGGCGTAGTAGATACCGTACAGCTCTACCTGACGAAGCTGCAACTGGAGGCGAGCATTAAATCCGTCGAAGAACAGCGCCCTGATATCCTGAAACAGGTAGCAGCCACCAAAGAACAAATATCTGCCGCCCAACGCGAACGGAATCGTGTGGCAAACTTGCTAAAAGTAGGTGCGGCAAACCAGAAACAACTGGATGATGCGGAAGACCAGCTTGAAGTGCTCCGCAAGCAACTTGTTGCGCAAAACTCTACCTTATCCAACAGTCACCAGAGCCTGACGTGGCAAAGTTCATCCGTCGGTATTCAGGTGGCACAGGTGGAAGACCAGTTGAAGAAGTGCCACATCACCTCTCCGATAACCGGCACTGTACTGGCAAAGTACGCCGAAGCGGGAGAACTGACAGCTATGGGCACTCCGCTTTTCAAAGTGGCCGATACGGAGCAGATGTATCTTCGTGCTTACATCACCTCCGAACAACTGTCGCAGGTAAAGCTGGGACAGAAAGTAACCGTCTTCTCCGATTACGGTACCGATGAGCACAAGCAGTATCCGGGCGTAGTGACCTGGATTTCGGATACCTCGGAATTTACCCCGAAGACTATCCTGACTAAGAATGAACGTGCCAACCTAGTGTATGCCGTGAAGATTGCCGTGCACAATGACGGGCTGTTGAAGATAGGCATGTACGGGGGAGTGGAGTTTAATAAGTGA